A single genomic interval of Pyrus communis chromosome 5, drPyrComm1.1, whole genome shotgun sequence harbors:
- the LOC137733449 gene encoding squalene monooxygenase SE1-like, with translation MVYEYVLAGVLVSLLSSVFFLIINTTYSEKKKEDVANVSETGVFSATEIEKNTDVVIVGDGVAGAALAYTLGKEGRRVHVIERDLNEPDRIVGELLQPGGYLKLIDLGLEDCANESIDAQKVFGYALYKNGNDTKLSYPLETYSSDIAGRSFHNGRFIQRMRERAATLSNVKMEQGTVITLIEESGTIRGVMYKNKAGEEMRTYAPLTIVCDGCFSNLRRSISTPNIENPSCFVGLILENCELPHANHGHVILGDPSPILFYPISSTEVRCLVDVPGTKVPSVANGEMAQYLKIVVAPQVPHQLLKAFLAAVDKGIIRTMQNKSMPAAPQPTPGAILLGDAFNMRHPLTGGGMTVALSDIVLLRDLLRPLSDFNDAPALCDYLESFYTLRKPVSSTINTLAGALYKVFCASPDLARQEMREACFDYLSLGGICSNGPISLLSGLNPRPISLFLHFFAVAVYGVSRLMIPFPTPKRMWLGARLIVSASGIIFPIIKAEGVRQMFFPATMPAYYRAPPVHRRIETRTKLKC, from the exons atggtTTATGAGTATGTTCTTGCTGGTGTCCTGGTTTCTTTGTTGAGTTCTGTTTTCTTCCTCATCATAAACACCACCTACAGcgaaaagaagaaggaagacgTCGCGAATGTTTCTGAAACTGGTGTTTTTTCGGCGACGGAGATTGAGAAAAATACTGATGTTGTCATTGTTGGTGACGGAGTTGCTGGTGCTGCGCTTGCTTACACTCTTGGGAAG GAAGGACGGCGTGTACATGTGATCGAAAGAGACTTGAACGAGCCAGACAGAATTGTTGGTGAACTATTGCAGCCTGGAGGCTATCTCAAGTTGATTGACTTGGGTCTTGAAGATTGTGCTAATGAGTCCATTGATGCTCAAAAAGTGTTTGGTTATGCCCTTTACAAAAATGGCAATGACACAAAACTGTCATATCCCTTAGAAACATATAGTTCAGATATCGCCGGGAGAAGTTTCCACAATGGACGTTTCATCCAACGAATGCGCGAAAGGGCTGCAACTCTTTCAAA TGTGAAAATGGAACAAGGAACAGTGATAACACTAATTGAAGAAAGTGGCACTATCAGAGGAGTGATGTACAAGAACAAGGCCGGAGAGGAGATGAGAACATATGCTCCGCTAACAATAGTATGCGATGGCTGCTTTTCAAATCTGCGCCGCTCTATCTCTACTCCCAAT ATTGAAAATCCATCCTGCTTTGTCGGTTTGATCTTGGAGAACTGTGAGCTTCCTCATGCAAACCATGGACATGTGATTTTGGGAGACCCTTCACCCATCTTGTTTTATCCTATTAGTAGCACCGAGGTTCGTTGTTTGGTAGATGTACCTGGCACAAAAGTACCATCAGTAGCTAACGGTGAAATGGCTCAGTATTTGAAAATCGTGGTGGCTCCACAG GTTCCCCATCAGCTCTTAAAGGCTTTTCTAGCAGCGGTTGATAAAGGAATTATCAGAACAATGCAAAACAAAAGCATGCCGGCTGCTCCTCAGCCCACCCCTGGCGCAATTTTATTGGGGGATGCTTTCAACATGAGACATCCTTTAACTGGAGGAGGAATGACTGTGGCTCTTTCCGACATTGTTCTTCTAAGGGATCTTTTGAGACCCCTAAGTGACTTCAACGATGCACCTGCTTTGTGCGATTATCTTGAATCATTTTACACGCTCCGCAAG CCTGTGTCATCTACTATAAACACATTGGCCGGTGCCCTTTACAAGGTGTTTTGTGCATCGCCTGACCTTGCAAGACAGGAAATGCGTGAAGCATGTTTCGACTACTTGAGCCTTGGCGGCATCTGTTCAAATGGACCAATATCTCTACTCTCCGGTCTTAACCCTCGTCCAATCAGCCTGTTTCTCCATTTCTTTGCTGTGGCTGTCTATGGAGTCAGCCGCTTAATGATTCCATTCCCTACACCGAAACGGATGTGGTTAGGGGCTAGATTGATCGTG agTGCATCAGGAATCATATTCCCGATAATTAAAGCCGAAGGAGTTAGACAGATGTTCTTTCCTGCAACAATGCCAGCATATTACAGAGCTCCTCCTGTTCACAGAAGAATCGAAACAAGAACGAAGCTTAAATGTtaa
- the LOC137733451 gene encoding squalene monooxygenase SE1-like gives MVYEYVLAGVLVSLLGSVFFVIINTTLSENKRDVAIVSENGVCLAPEIEKSTDVVIVGAGVAGAALAYTLGKEGRRVHVIERDLSEPDRIVGELLQPGGYLKLIELGLEDCANESIDAQKVFGYALYKNGNDTKLSYPLETYSSDIAGRSFHNGRFIQRMRERTATLPNVKLEQGTVTTLIEEKGTIKGVMYKNKAGEEMRTYAPLTIVCDGCFSNLRRSISTPNIENPSCFVGLILDNCELPHANHGHVILGDPSPILFYPISSTEVRCLVDVPGTKVPSVANGEMAHYLKTVVAPQVPRQLLKAFLAAVDKGIIRTMQNKSMSAAPQPTPGAILLGDAFNMRHPLTGGGMTVALSDIVLLRDLLRPLSDFNDAPALCDYLKSFYTLRKPVSSTINTLAGALYKVFCASPDPARQEMREACFDYLSLGGICSNGPISLLSGLKPRPFILFLHFFAVAIYGVGRLMIPFPTPKRMWLGARLILSASGIIFPIIKAEGVRQMFFPATMPTYYKVPPVHRRIKTRTKHIF, from the exons ATGGTTTACGAGTATGTTCTTGCTGGTGTCTTGGTTTCTCTGTTGGGTTCGGTTTTCTTTGTGATCATAAACACTACTTTGAGCGAAAATAAGAGAGACGTTGCAATTGTGTCAGAAAACGGTGTTTGTTTGGCACCGGAGATTGAGAAAAGTACCGACGTTGTCATTGTTGGTGCCGGAGTTGCTGGTGCTGCTCTTGCTTACACTCTTGGAAAG GAAGGACGACGTGTACATGTGATTGAAAGAGACTTAAGTGAGCCAGACAGAATTGTGGGTGAACTATTGCAGCCTGGAGGCTATctcaaattaattgaattagGTCTTGAAGATTGTGCAAATGAGTCCATTGATGCTCAGAAAGTGTTTGGTTATGCTCTTTACAAAAATGGCAATGATACAAAACTATCATATCCCTTGGAAACATATAGCTCTGATATCGCCGGCAGAAGTTTTCATAACGGGCGTTTCATCCAAAGAATGCGTGAAAGGACTGCAACTCTTCCCAA TGTGAAATTGGAACAAGGAACAGTGACAACACTAATTGAAGAAAAGGGCACCATCAAGGGAGTGATGTACAAGAACAAGGCCGGAGAGGAGATGAGAACGTATGCTCCGCTAACAATAGTGTGCGATGGATGCTTTTCAAATCTGCGTCGCTCTATCTCTACTCCGAAT ATTGAGAACCCGTCCTGCTTCGTTGGGTTGATCTTGGACAACTGTGAGCTTCCTCATGCAAATCATGGACATGTGATTCTGGGAGATCCTTCACCCATCCTGTTTTATCCTATCAGTAGTACCGAGGTTCGTTGTTTGGTAGATGTTCCGGGCACAAAAGTACCTTCAGTAGCTAATGGCGAAATGGCTCATTATTTGAAAACTGTCGTGGCTCCTCAG GTTCCTCGTCAGCTCTTAAAGGCTTTTCTAGCAGCGGTTGATAAGGGAATCATCAGAACAATGCAAAACAAAAGCATGTCGGCTGCTCCTCAGCCCACTCCTGGTGCTATTTTATTGGGGGATGCTTTCAACATGAGACATCCTTTAACTGGAGGAGGAATGACTGTGGCTCTTTCCGACATTGTTCTTCTAAGGGATCTTCTGAGACCCCTAAGTGATTTCAACGATGCACCTGCTTTGTGTGATTATCTCAAATCATTCTACACACTCCGCAAG CCTGTGTCGTCTACCATAAACACATTAGCCGGTGCCCTTTACAAGGTATTTTGTGCATCGCCTGACCCCGCAAGACAGGAAATGCGTGAAGCATGCTTTGACTATTTGAGCCTTGGAGGCATCTGTTCAAATGGACCAATATCTCTACTCTCAGGTCTTAAACCTCGTCCATTCATCCTGTTTCTACATTTCTTTGCTGTGGCTATATATGGAGTCGGCCGCTTAATGATTCCATTCCCGACGCCAAAACGGATGTGGTTGGGGGCTAGATTGATCTTG AGTGCATCAGGAATCATATTCCCGATTATTAAAGCTGAAGGAGTTAGACAAATGTTCTTTCCTGCAACAATGCCAACATATTACAAAGTTCCTCCTGTTCATAGAAGaatcaaaacaagaacgaagcatatattttaa
- the LOC137733450 gene encoding squalene monooxygenase SE1-like has translation MVYEYVLAGVLVSLLSFVFFLIINTTYSEKKKEDVANVSETGVFSATEIEKNTDVVIVGAGVAGAALAYTLGKEGRRVHVIERDLNEPDRIVGELLQPGGYLKLIELGLEDCANESIDAQKVFGYALYKNGNDTKLSYPLETYSSDIAGRSFHNGRFIQRMRERAATLSNVKMEQGTVTTLIEENGTIRGVMYKNKAGEEMRTYAPLTIVCDGCFSNLRRSISTPNIENPSCFVGLILENCELPHANHGHVILGDPSPILFYPISSTEVRCLVDVPGTKVPSVANGEMAQYLKTVVAPQVPHQILKAFLAAVDKGIIRTMQNKSMPAAPQPTPGAILLGDAFNMRHPLTGGGMTVALSDIVLLRDLLRPLSDFNDAPALCDYLESFYTLRKPVSSTINTLAGALYKVFCASPDLARQEMREACFDYLSLGGICSNGPISLLSGLNPRPISLFLHFFAVAVYGVSRLMIPFPTPKRMWLGARLIVSASGIIFPIIKAEGVRQMFFPATMPAYYRAPPVHRRIETRTKLKC, from the exons atggtTTATGAGTATGTTCTTGCTGGTGTCCTGGTTTCTttgttgagttttgttttcttcctcatcataaacaccacctacagcgaaaagaagaaggaagacgTCGCGAATGTTTCTGAAACTGGTGTTTTTTCGGCGACGGAGATTGAGAAAAATACTGATGTTGTCATTGTTGGTGCCGGAGTTGCTGGTGCTGCTCTTGCTTACACTCTTGGGAAG GAAGGACGGCGTGTACATGTGATCGAAAGAGACTTGAACGAGCCAGACAGAATTGTTGGTGAACTATTGCAGCCTGGAGGCTATCTCAAGTTGATTGAATTGGGTCTTGAAGATTGTGCTAATGAGTCCATTGATGCTCAAAAAGTGTTTGGTTATGCCCTTTACAAAAATGGCAATGACACAAAACTGTCATATCCCTTAGAAACATATAGTTCAGATATCGCCGGGAGAAGTTTCCACAATGGACGTTTCATCCAAAGAATGCGTGAAAGGGCTGCAACTCTTTCAAA TGTGAAAATGGAACAAGGAACAGTGACAACATTAATTGAAGAAAATGGCACTATCAGAGGAGTGATGTACAAGAACAAGGCCGGAGAGGAGATGAGAACATATGCTCCGCTAACAATAGTATGCGATGGCTGCTTTTCAAATCTGCGCCGCTCTATCTCTACTCCCAAT ATTGAAAATCCATCCTGCTTCGTCGGTTTGATCTTGGAGAACTGTGAACTTCCTCATGCAAACCATGGACATGTGATTTTGGGAGACCCTTCACCCATCTTGTTTTATCCTATTAGTAGCACCGAGGTTCGTTGTTTGGTAGATGTACCCGGCACAAAAGTACCATCAGTAGCTAACGGTGAAATGGCTCAGTATTTGAAAACCGTGGTGGCTCCTCAG GTTCCCCATCAGATCTTAAAGGCTTTTCTAGCAGCGGTTGATAAAGGAATCATCAGAACAATGCAAAACAAAAGCATGCCGGCTGCTCCTCAGCCCACCCCTGGCGCAATTTTATTGGGGGATGCTTTCAACATGAGACATCCTTTAACTGGAGGAGGAATGACTGTGGCTCTTTCCGACATTGTTCTTCTAAGGGATCTTTTGAGACCCCTAAGTGACTTCAACGATGCACCAGCTTTGTGCGATTATCTCGAATCATTTTACACGCTCCGCAAG CCTGTGTCATCTACTATAAACACATTGGCCGGTGCCCTTTACAAGGTGTTTTGTGCATCGCCTGACCTCGCAAGACAGGAAATGCGTGAAGCATGTTTCGACTACTTGAGCCTTGGCGGCATCTGTTCAAATGGACCAATATCTCTACTCTCCGGTCTTAACCCTCGTCCAATCAGCCTGTTTCTCCATTTCTTTGCTGTGGCTGTCTATGGAGTCAGCCGCTTAATGATTCCATTCCCTACACCGAAACGGATGTGGTTGGGGGCTAGATTGATCGTG agTGCATCAGGAATCATATTCCCGATAATTAAAGCCGAAGGAGTTAGACAGATGTTCTTTCCTGCAACAATGCCAGCATATTACAGAGCTCCTCCTGTTCACAGAAGAATCGAAACAAGAACGAAGCTTAAATGTtaa